In one window of Maribacter sp. BPC-D8 DNA:
- a CDS encoding NifU family protein: MTSAELKLNVEKALEEIRPFLQSDGGDITLVSIDNESSVKVRLEGACVGCSVNQMTLKSGVEMTIKKYAPQIQEVINLAV; the protein is encoded by the coding sequence ATGACATCAGCAGAACTAAAATTAAATGTTGAAAAAGCATTAGAAGAAATCAGACCTTTTTTACAAAGTGATGGTGGTGATATTACATTGGTTTCTATTGATAATGAATCTTCGGTAAAAGTAAGATTAGAAGGTGCTTGTGTTGGGTGTAGTGTAAATCAAATGACACTGAAAAGTGGTGTTGAAATGACCATTAAAAAGTACGCCCCGCAAATACAAGAGGTGATAAATTTAGCAGTTTAA
- a CDS encoding ferredoxin, translating to MTDIKIKITDRDGVLHEIDAPTDMNMNLMEVVRSYELAPEGTIGICGGMAMCASCQCYVLSDTELPEMGDDEEAMLSEAFNVKDNSRLGCQLHITEDMDGLEVKLAPEEL from the coding sequence ATGACCGACATCAAAATAAAAATTACAGACCGCGACGGAGTCTTACATGAAATAGACGCCCCTACAGATATGAATATGAATCTAATGGAAGTAGTTCGTTCTTATGAACTTGCGCCAGAAGGTACAATAGGTATTTGCGGTGGTATGGCTATGTGTGCTTCTTGTCAATGTTATGTGTTATCAGATACAGAACTTCCGGAAATGGGCGATGATGAGGAGGCTATGTTATCTGAAGCTTTCAACGTAAAAGATAATTCACGCTTAGGCTGTCAATTACATATCACCGAAGATATGGACGGACTAGAAGTTAAGCTAGCTCCAGAGGAATTATAA
- a CDS encoding amidase, translated as MFQPTKRIALFSFLGLFTFLLITSCSSSKNEFSKKDVKRSQKLMGLDFNKKYIDTLYPYLKRNKEGFDTLRKYTLDNDVVPAIQFNPLPLNFTPKAQAGFPEWEIAVNVELPNKKADLAFYSIPQLASLIKSKKMSSLELTQFFIARLKKYNPLLQCTITITEEMALEQAKLLDAELAAGNYRGILHGIPYGVKDLMAVEGYKTTWGAEPYRNQQIEMTATVVEKLQAAGGVLVAKLVSGSLARGDVWFDGKTKNPWDTKQGATGSSAGSGSATSAGLVPFALGTETLGSITSPSNRNGITGLRPTYGRVSRHGVMSLSWSMDKVGPMARSAEDCAIVYSVITGKDPKDGMTTNYPDGFEPTKDYKSLRIGYLKKDINKDTSLSKVNLEKALKTFREMGLTLNEVELPEDVPYKSFDVILRAEAGAFFDDMVRAREVDKMVEQDERSRANSLRQARFIPAVEYLQANRHRQVLIEKMQVIMKDYDVLISPTFGNKQLIITNLTGHPVIAIPTGLDKEKHPTSITLVGNLYDEASILLLAKAFQDQTEFDEMHPEGYTD; from the coding sequence ATGTTCCAACCTACCAAAAGAATAGCTTTATTTTCATTTCTTGGCCTCTTTACTTTCTTACTTATTACATCTTGTTCTAGTTCTAAAAATGAATTTTCTAAAAAAGATGTAAAACGATCGCAAAAATTAATGGGATTAGATTTCAACAAAAAATATATTGACACCCTATACCCATATCTAAAAAGGAATAAAGAAGGTTTTGATACCCTGCGGAAATACACCTTAGATAACGACGTTGTACCTGCAATACAGTTTAACCCCCTACCCTTAAACTTTACCCCAAAAGCACAAGCGGGATTCCCAGAATGGGAAATTGCCGTTAACGTAGAACTACCAAACAAAAAAGCTGACCTTGCTTTTTACTCCATACCCCAGCTTGCTTCACTCATTAAAAGCAAAAAAATGAGTTCGCTAGAATTGACCCAGTTCTTTATAGCCCGATTAAAAAAATACAATCCACTTTTACAATGCACTATTACCATAACCGAAGAAATGGCATTGGAGCAGGCTAAACTTTTAGATGCAGAACTGGCTGCCGGAAACTACCGCGGAATTTTACATGGCATACCATACGGCGTAAAAGACCTTATGGCGGTTGAAGGTTATAAAACCACATGGGGTGCAGAACCCTACCGTAATCAACAAATTGAAATGACAGCTACGGTGGTTGAAAAATTACAAGCTGCTGGCGGAGTCTTAGTTGCGAAACTTGTATCTGGTTCTTTAGCGCGTGGCGATGTTTGGTTCGATGGAAAAACTAAAAATCCGTGGGATACGAAACAAGGTGCCACAGGCTCATCTGCTGGTTCTGGCTCGGCGACCTCAGCAGGATTGGTCCCTTTTGCCTTGGGTACAGAAACATTAGGTTCAATTACATCGCCAAGTAATAGAAACGGAATTACTGGTTTACGCCCAACATACGGTCGAGTAAGTAGACACGGAGTGATGAGTTTAAGTTGGTCTATGGACAAGGTCGGACCTATGGCGAGAAGTGCCGAAGATTGTGCTATTGTGTATAGCGTAATTACCGGCAAAGACCCTAAAGACGGAATGACCACTAATTACCCTGACGGATTCGAACCTACAAAAGATTATAAATCGCTAAGAATCGGATACCTAAAAAAGGATATCAACAAAGACACTTCTCTAAGTAAAGTCAACCTTGAAAAAGCTTTGAAGACTTTTAGAGAAATGGGACTGACTTTAAACGAAGTGGAACTACCAGAAGATGTGCCTTATAAAAGTTTTGATGTGATATTAAGGGCAGAAGCAGGAGCATTTTTTGATGATATGGTTCGTGCAAGAGAAGTAGATAAAATGGTAGAACAAGATGAACGTTCACGTGCAAATTCTTTACGACAAGCTCGTTTTATACCTGCTGTAGAATACCTACAAGCAAATAGGCACCGACAAGTGCTTATCGAAAAAATGCAGGTTATCATGAAAGATTATGATGTGCTGATATCCCCAACGTTCGGCAATAAACAATTAATTATCACAAACCTTACTGGTCATCCTGTTATTGCCATACCTACAGGATTAGATAAAGAGAAACACCCAACAAGTATTACCCTAGTTGGCAATCTGTACGATGAAGCAAGTATTCTTTTACTAGCAAAAGCTTTTCAGGATCAAACCGAGTTTGATGAAATGCATCCGGAAGGGTATACGGATTAG
- a CDS encoding acylase — translation MNRIIYLLAFVLVLSCKTNKPEKGEIEKWEAQAANVEIIRDDFGVPHIYGKSDADAVFGLLYAQCEDDFNRVEQNYIWATGRLAEVDGEEALYSDLRAKLFMTEEEAKANYENSPAWLKELCDAFADGVNYYLYTHPKVKPRLLTHFEPWMPMYFSEGSIGGDIERISTKKIAAFYDSNMALPEMEAIQLKKEKEAEEPQGSNGIAISGKLTQSGNPLLLINPHTSFYFRGEVHVVSEEGLNAYGAVTWGQFFVYQGFNEKTGWMHTSTYTDVMDEFKETIVKNDDNLFYQYGEELRPVQSSEIVLKYLDGKKLKEKKYPAYRTHHGPITHVAEGQWTASAMMWEPVKALEQSFIRSKQSGYKGFREMMDIRTNSSNNTVYADAEGNIAYFHGNYVPKRDVQFNYAEPVDGSNPKTDWQGLHSVDENILVLNPENGWIQNCNSTPYTSALEFSPKKEDYPNYMSKDQENFRGVHAIELLTDRKGYTVDSLIQLAHDPYLPAFKALIPGLVKAYNAHDDKNPKLKEPIKILEEWDYTTGEDQVAMTLAHFYGTAMGASAKHPDNMSDMERMTYFGTHTEESLKIFEEVIDQLTADFVTWKKPWGEVNRYQRMTGDIVQHFDDSKPSIPIGFASGRWGALAAYGARYTTEGAKKIYGTRGNSFVAVVEFGDTVKAKSMLAGGQSGDPSSKHFDDQIERYKNVNWKEVPFYREDVLKRAEETYIPGKR, via the coding sequence ATGAACAGAATTATTTATTTGTTGGCATTCGTATTGGTTTTATCATGTAAGACTAATAAGCCAGAGAAGGGTGAAATTGAAAAATGGGAAGCTCAGGCTGCGAATGTTGAAATAATAAGAGACGATTTTGGAGTGCCTCATATTTATGGTAAGTCAGACGCCGATGCTGTTTTTGGCTTGTTATATGCGCAGTGCGAAGATGATTTTAATCGCGTAGAGCAAAACTACATTTGGGCAACAGGTAGGCTGGCAGAAGTAGATGGAGAAGAAGCGTTGTATAGCGATTTGCGTGCAAAATTGTTTATGACAGAAGAAGAGGCTAAAGCGAATTATGAAAACAGTCCCGCGTGGTTAAAAGAATTATGTGATGCCTTTGCCGATGGAGTAAATTACTATTTATACACACACCCAAAAGTAAAACCAAGATTATTGACACATTTTGAACCATGGATGCCGATGTACTTCAGTGAAGGTTCAATTGGCGGAGATATTGAGCGTATTTCAACAAAAAAGATAGCTGCATTTTATGATAGTAATATGGCTTTGCCAGAAATGGAAGCAATACAGTTAAAGAAGGAGAAAGAAGCAGAAGAGCCACAAGGTTCTAACGGAATTGCAATTTCAGGTAAATTAACGCAATCTGGCAATCCATTATTATTGATAAATCCGCATACCTCATTTTACTTTAGGGGAGAAGTTCATGTAGTTTCAGAGGAAGGATTAAATGCCTATGGTGCGGTAACATGGGGTCAGTTTTTCGTCTACCAAGGATTCAATGAGAAAACCGGATGGATGCATACATCGACCTATACCGATGTTATGGATGAATTCAAGGAGACAATAGTTAAAAACGACGATAATTTATTCTATCAATACGGAGAAGAATTGCGACCGGTACAATCATCTGAAATTGTTTTGAAATACCTTGATGGTAAAAAGCTGAAAGAGAAAAAGTATCCGGCATATAGAACGCATCACGGTCCAATAACTCACGTTGCCGAAGGGCAGTGGACAGCATCTGCCATGATGTGGGAACCGGTAAAAGCATTAGAGCAGTCCTTTATACGATCTAAGCAAAGCGGCTATAAAGGATTTCGCGAAATGATGGATATCCGTACCAATTCTAGTAACAATACGGTGTATGCAGATGCGGAAGGGAACATCGCTTATTTTCATGGTAATTACGTTCCAAAACGAGATGTTCAATTTAATTATGCAGAACCGGTTGACGGTAGTAACCCTAAAACAGACTGGCAAGGTTTGCATTCGGTTGATGAAAATATTCTAGTGTTGAATCCTGAAAACGGGTGGATACAAAACTGTAATTCTACTCCGTATACATCGGCTTTAGAATTTAGTCCTAAGAAAGAAGACTATCCGAATTACATGTCAAAAGACCAAGAAAATTTTAGGGGAGTACACGCAATTGAATTATTGACGGATAGAAAAGGATATACTGTAGATAGCTTAATTCAATTAGCCCACGACCCTTATTTACCAGCATTTAAAGCATTGATACCTGGTTTGGTAAAAGCATATAATGCACATGACGATAAGAATCCGAAATTAAAAGAGCCAATTAAGATTCTTGAAGAATGGGATTACACAACTGGTGAAGATCAGGTAGCCATGACCTTGGCACATTTCTATGGTACTGCTATGGGTGCAAGCGCCAAACACCCAGATAATATGAGTGATATGGAGCGTATGACCTATTTTGGAACGCATACAGAAGAATCTTTGAAGATATTCGAGGAAGTAATTGATCAACTAACAGCTGACTTTGTAACTTGGAAAAAGCCTTGGGGAGAGGTGAATAGATATCAAAGAATGACAGGTGATATTGTTCAACATTTTGATGATTCTAAGCCAAGTATTCCTATAGGTTTTGCTTCTGGAAGGTGGGGAGCATTAGCTGCATACGGAGCTCGTTATACTACAGAGGGCGCAAAAAAAATATATGGTACACGAGGTAATAGTTTTGTAGCGGTTGTGGAATTTGGTGATACCGTAAAAGCTAAAAGTATGTTAGCTGGTGGGCAAAGCGGCGATCCATCTTCAAAACATTTCGATGATCAAATTGAAAGATATAAGAATGTAAATTGGAAAGAAGTTCCTTTTTATCGTGAAGATGTTTTAAAAAGGGCTGAAGAAACCTATATACCTGGTAAGCGATAA
- a CDS encoding ABC transporter ATP-binding protein: MLLQIRNIFKWVQQGGQRIFLLKDINLEVAEGEFISIMGPSGSGKSTLLNVIGMLDTFDEGEYDFLSESVHTLKEKYRSNLYKEYIGFVFQSYHLLDDLTVEENLEMPLLYKKIKGSERKALVADMLDRFNIVGKKDLFPTQLSGGQQQLVGVARALIGKPKLILADEPTGNLNSQQSEEIMQLFKKLNEEEGVTIIQVTHSEKNAEYGSRIINLLDGRKI, translated from the coding sequence ATGTTATTACAAATTAGAAATATTTTCAAATGGGTACAGCAAGGCGGTCAACGTATTTTTTTGCTAAAAGATATTAATCTAGAAGTAGCTGAAGGGGAGTTCATTTCCATCATGGGTCCGTCGGGATCAGGGAAATCTACTTTGCTGAATGTTATTGGTATGCTCGATACTTTTGATGAAGGCGAGTATGATTTCTTAAGTGAATCGGTTCACACGTTAAAAGAGAAATATCGTTCTAATTTGTATAAGGAGTATATCGGATTTGTATTTCAATCATATCACTTGTTAGATGATTTAACGGTGGAAGAAAATTTAGAAATGCCATTGTTGTACAAAAAGATAAAAGGCTCTGAGCGCAAGGCTCTGGTTGCAGATATGTTGGATAGATTTAATATAGTAGGGAAGAAAGATTTGTTCCCAACACAATTAAGTGGCGGTCAACAGCAGTTGGTTGGCGTAGCACGTGCATTGATTGGTAAGCCAAAATTGATTCTAGCAGATGAGCCAACAGGAAACCTGAACTCACAACAAAGCGAAGAAATCATGCAGCTTTTTAAGAAGTTGAATGAGGAAGAAGGTGTCACTATTATTCAAGTAACACACTCCGAAAAGAACGCTGAATACGGTTCAAGAATCATCAACCTTTTAGATGGCAGAAAGATTTAG
- a CDS encoding four helix bundle protein yields MAVKRFEDLLVWQKSQDLAVLVYKEFINLKDYSFKDQISRASVSISNNIAEGFDRKTNPDFIRFLYFATSSNSEVRSMLYLSERLNYLPKERTIELIEKSNEISRMLYGLIQSMK; encoded by the coding sequence ATGGCTGTAAAAAGATTTGAAGATTTATTAGTTTGGCAAAAATCACAAGATTTAGCTGTTTTAGTTTATAAAGAATTTATAAACTTGAAAGATTATTCTTTTAAAGATCAAATTTCTAGAGCTTCGGTTTCAATATCCAATAATATAGCAGAAGGTTTTGACCGAAAAACTAATCCTGATTTTATCAGGTTTTTATATTTTGCTACAAGTTCAAATAGCGAGGTAAGGTCTATGTTGTATTTGTCTGAAAGATTAAATTATTTACCAAAAGAGAGAACCATTGAATTAATTGAGAAGTCTAATGAAATTTCTAGAATGCTTTACGGACTAATTCAATCTATGAAATAA
- a CDS encoding TPM domain-containing protein produces MLKKTIFFFLLVTFYANAQDQYYELRDFVTDSAHIFTASQVLELNQRLVELEEKTTNQLVVVTIEDLGYDTIETYANALFNQNGIGQEGKDNGLLILFSELDREVRIEVGYGLEPYITDAVASRIIRNTMIPNFKEEAYFTGVNEASNQLIEFLNNPEALDEFKKEIKDEESNNQLIMYIFIGFFLLIFLTVGGFFFYRSYKNIIEVFRGILMGKLGVLPGLFMLIAGSLSSLFGLVFMLAPATVAYSILTSSQSIIGEIVDNPKLLLWVLLPFFGIATIIAFIKIKLSRKDDLDISWIKNDKTYYRKTFSSSGTHSFSSGSSSSGGSSSSFSGGGGSSGGGGSSGSW; encoded by the coding sequence ATGCTCAAAAAAACTATTTTCTTTTTTCTGTTAGTTACGTTTTACGCAAATGCGCAAGACCAATACTATGAGTTACGAGATTTTGTAACTGATAGTGCACACATATTCACCGCTAGTCAAGTACTAGAATTAAATCAGCGATTAGTTGAATTAGAAGAGAAAACTACAAATCAGTTAGTGGTAGTTACGATTGAAGATTTAGGGTATGATACTATTGAAACCTATGCAAATGCATTATTCAATCAAAACGGAATCGGTCAAGAAGGTAAAGATAATGGGCTATTGATTCTATTCTCAGAATTAGACAGAGAAGTTAGAATAGAAGTTGGTTATGGATTAGAACCGTACATTACAGATGCCGTTGCATCAAGAATCATTAGAAATACGATGATTCCTAATTTTAAAGAGGAGGCGTATTTTACGGGTGTTAACGAGGCTAGTAATCAGCTCATAGAATTTCTTAATAATCCAGAAGCACTTGACGAGTTTAAAAAAGAAATTAAAGACGAAGAAAGTAATAATCAGCTAATAATGTACATTTTTATTGGCTTCTTTCTACTCATATTTTTAACGGTAGGCGGTTTTTTCTTTTATAGAAGTTATAAGAATATCATTGAAGTTTTTCGTGGAATACTCATGGGTAAGCTTGGAGTATTACCAGGATTATTTATGTTGATTGCAGGTTCGTTATCATCTTTATTCGGTTTGGTTTTTATGCTAGCTCCAGCAACTGTTGCTTATAGCATACTTACGTCTAGTCAATCTATAATAGGAGAGATTGTAGATAATCCAAAATTATTATTATGGGTATTACTTCCATTTTTTGGTATTGCTACAATCATTGCTTTTATAAAAATAAAACTATCACGAAAAGATGATTTAGATATATCCTGGATTAAGAACGACAAGACTTATTACAGAAAAACATTCTCTTCTTCAGGCACGCATTCTTTTAGTTCGGGTAGTAGCTCTTCTGGCGGTAGTTCAAGTTCATTTTCCGGTGGCGGAGGAAGTTCTGGTGGTGGCGGATCTAGCGGTAGTTGGTAA
- a CDS encoding NAD(P)/FAD-dependent oxidoreductase → MIKTDILIIGAGPTGLFAVFEAGLLKLKCHLIDALPQAGGQCSEIYPKKPIYDIPGFPEVLAGDLVDNLMEQIKSFQPGFTLGERAETIKKLDDGTFVVTTNKGTEHNAPIVAIAGGLGSFEPRKPLLDNLSKFEDNGVAYMIKDPEVYRDKKVIIAGGGDSALDWSIFLADVASQVTLVHRRNEFRGALDSVEKVQELKNQGKINLITPAEIIALNGDDKLESVLIRKISDAKEEITLEVDSFIPLFGLSPKLGPIGDWGLDIEKNAIKVDTFDYQTNIPGIYAIGDVNTYPGKLKLILCGFHEATLMCQSAFQKIHPDKKYVMKYTTVGGVSGFDGTKKEAPKAVIKAIE, encoded by the coding sequence ATGATTAAGACCGATATATTGATAATTGGCGCAGGACCTACGGGTCTTTTTGCCGTTTTTGAAGCAGGACTCCTAAAACTAAAATGCCATTTAATAGACGCTTTGCCACAGGCAGGCGGACAGTGTTCTGAAATTTATCCTAAAAAACCTATTTATGATATTCCTGGTTTTCCAGAAGTATTGGCGGGTGATTTGGTAGATAATTTAATGGAGCAAATTAAATCTTTCCAACCAGGGTTTACTCTCGGTGAGCGCGCAGAGACTATCAAAAAATTAGACGATGGTACTTTTGTAGTAACCACAAATAAAGGTACTGAGCATAATGCACCGATTGTTGCTATTGCTGGTGGTTTAGGAAGTTTTGAGCCTAGAAAACCATTGTTAGATAATTTGTCGAAATTCGAAGACAACGGTGTGGCTTACATGATTAAAGATCCTGAAGTATACCGTGATAAAAAAGTAATTATAGCTGGTGGGGGTGATTCTGCTCTAGACTGGAGTATTTTCTTGGCAGATGTAGCGTCTCAAGTAACTTTAGTACATAGAAGAAATGAATTTAGAGGAGCTTTAGATTCTGTTGAGAAGGTTCAAGAATTAAAGAACCAAGGCAAAATTAATTTGATAACTCCCGCAGAAATTATTGCCTTAAATGGTGATGATAAACTAGAATCTGTTCTAATAAGAAAAATTTCTGATGCTAAGGAAGAGATTACTTTAGAAGTAGATAGTTTTATCCCTTTATTCGGGCTCTCACCAAAACTAGGTCCGATAGGTGACTGGGGATTGGATATAGAGAAAAACGCTATTAAAGTAGATACGTTCGATTATCAAACTAATATTCCTGGAATATATGCGATCGGAGATGTAAATACATACCCAGGTAAATTAAAACTGATCCTTTGTGGTTTTCATGAAGCAACGCTAATGTGTCAAAGTGCCTTTCAAAAAATTCATCCAGATAAAAAATACGTTATGAAATATACTACCGTAGGTGGTGTAAGCGGTTTTGATGGAACAAAAAAAGAAGCGCCAAAAGCGGTAATTAAAGCGATAGAATAA
- a CDS encoding Mrp/NBP35 family ATP-binding protein — MKIDKKDILKALEHITVPGEGQNMVESGAVTNIQIFGDEVEVDITITNPSLQARKKTEVEILKIIHKEVYEKAKIKINVKVDAPAAKPKVNEIKGKAIPGISNIIAVASGKGGVGKSTVTANLAVTLAKMGFKVGLLDADIYGPSMPIMFDVANDKPLAVTIDGKSKMKPVESYGVKLLSIGFFTQRDQAVIWRGPMASKALNQMIFDAHWGDLDFMLIDLPPGTGDIHLSIMQALPITGAVVVSTPQEVALADARKGVAMFQQDSINVPVLGIVENMAYFTPAELPDNKYYIFGKEGAKHLAEDLDVPFLGEMPLVQSIREAGDAGRPAALQTATPVEKAFEELTKKIVSEVVSRNKTLPPTEAIKITTMAGCSPVNKK, encoded by the coding sequence ATGAAGATAGATAAGAAGGATATTTTAAAGGCATTGGAACATATTACCGTTCCTGGGGAAGGTCAAAACATGGTAGAAAGTGGTGCAGTTACCAATATCCAAATTTTTGGCGATGAGGTTGAGGTAGATATTACTATTACAAACCCAAGCCTACAAGCACGTAAAAAGACTGAAGTAGAGATTTTAAAAATTATTCATAAAGAGGTTTATGAAAAGGCAAAAATTAAAATCAATGTTAAGGTTGATGCTCCTGCTGCAAAGCCGAAAGTAAATGAGATAAAAGGTAAAGCGATACCAGGTATTTCTAATATTATAGCGGTAGCCTCTGGTAAAGGTGGGGTAGGTAAATCTACCGTAACAGCTAATTTGGCAGTCACTTTGGCAAAAATGGGTTTCAAAGTAGGCTTGTTAGATGCCGATATCTACGGGCCATCAATGCCTATAATGTTTGATGTAGCCAATGATAAACCACTTGCAGTAACTATAGATGGTAAATCTAAAATGAAGCCAGTAGAAAGTTATGGCGTTAAACTATTATCAATTGGCTTTTTTACACAAAGAGACCAAGCGGTAATTTGGAGAGGACCAATGGCTTCTAAAGCACTAAATCAGATGATTTTTGATGCACATTGGGGCGATTTAGACTTTATGTTGATCGATTTACCACCAGGTACAGGCGATATACATTTAAGTATTATGCAGGCATTACCAATAACTGGGGCTGTTGTAGTGAGTACACCACAAGAAGTTGCACTTGCCGATGCTAGAAAAGGGGTGGCAATGTTTCAGCAAGATTCTATAAACGTACCTGTTTTGGGAATTGTAGAAAATATGGCCTACTTTACACCTGCAGAGTTGCCAGATAATAAATATTATATTTTTGGTAAAGAAGGTGCGAAACACCTTGCAGAAGATTTAGATGTACCTTTTCTTGGTGAAATGCCTTTGGTACAAAGTATACGTGAAGCTGGTGATGCAGGTAGACCTGCAGCATTACAAACGGCTACACCTGTAGAAAAAGCATTTGAAGAATTGACAAAAAAGATTGTCAGTGAGGTAGTTTCTAGAAATAAAACATTACCACCTACAGAAGCAATTAAGATTACAACGATGGCGGGTTGTTCGCCTGTTAATAAAAAATAA
- a CDS encoding ABC transporter ATP-binding protein — protein sequence MAEKKVSILTAFKTIIWPRRKLVLLGLLLIVISKASSFVAPVSLRYFLDDIVPNKDYDLLKILVAVVIFAFLVQAVMSFLLTKVLSIQAQYMISELRSQVQKQVLSLPIRFFDNTKSGSLVSRIMSDVEGVRNLIGTGLVQLVGGTITAVVSLILLLRISPTMTLLTFVPLILFALIALKAFKIIRPVFRERGKINAEVKGRLTETLGGIRVIKGFNAEEQESKVFEEGVDKLFQNVKKSLTATAFMTSASTFLLGLATTGIMMGFGGYKMMQGELTTGEYFEFTFLLALMVAPIVQMSNVGSQLTEALAGLDRTEELMNKVSESDEKDRTITLSNIKGDMVFNDVSFAYEEDKDVLHNISFEAKSGDVIALVGSSGSGKSTIAGLAASFLNPDSGEITIDGTDLSKVDLTSFRQYLGVVLQDDFLFEGTIRENILFPRPGASEEELQSAIKAAYVDEFTDRFEEGLNTVIGERGVKLSGGQRQRIAIARAVLANPRILILDEATSNLDTESEALIQKSLAELTKGRTTFVIAHRLSTIRKANQILVIENGRIAEQGTHDELIAKEGRYHNLFTYQARI from the coding sequence ATGGCAGAAAAAAAAGTAAGTATCCTAACCGCATTTAAGACTATTATATGGCCACGTAGAAAACTGGTTTTGCTAGGTTTATTACTCATTGTAATTAGTAAAGCATCAAGTTTTGTTGCTCCGGTGTCGCTACGTTATTTTTTAGATGATATTGTACCCAATAAAGATTACGACTTATTAAAAATATTGGTCGCGGTTGTAATTTTTGCTTTTTTAGTGCAAGCGGTTATGTCATTTTTATTGACCAAAGTACTGAGTATACAAGCTCAATATATGATTTCTGAATTACGGTCTCAAGTGCAGAAACAAGTGCTATCATTGCCTATTCGCTTTTTTGACAACACTAAATCTGGCTCTTTGGTTTCTAGAATTATGAGCGATGTTGAAGGGGTTAGAAACTTAATCGGTACCGGACTCGTGCAACTTGTTGGTGGTACAATTACCGCAGTAGTGTCTCTAATTTTATTACTAAGAATTAGCCCTACTATGACACTATTGACTTTTGTGCCTCTCATTCTTTTTGCGCTAATTGCATTAAAAGCATTTAAAATCATTAGACCAGTATTTAGAGAACGTGGAAAAATTAATGCGGAAGTAAAAGGAAGATTGACAGAAACCCTAGGTGGTATTCGTGTTATAAAAGGTTTTAATGCCGAAGAACAAGAAAGCAAGGTTTTTGAAGAGGGTGTAGATAAATTATTCCAAAATGTAAAGAAGAGTTTAACAGCTACGGCATTTATGACCAGTGCTTCTACTTTTTTATTAGGACTCGCAACAACAGGAATTATGATGGGCTTTGGCGGTTACAAAATGATGCAAGGCGAACTTACTACTGGTGAGTATTTTGAGTTCACTTTTCTTCTTGCATTGATGGTAGCACCAATTGTTCAAATGAGCAATGTTGGTAGCCAGCTGACAGAAGCTCTAGCTGGTTTAGATCGTACCGAAGAGTTAATGAACAAGGTTTCTGAGTCTGATGAAAAAGATAGAACCATTACGCTTTCGAATATTAAAGGTGATATGGTTTTTAATGATGTATCATTTGCCTACGAAGAAGATAAAGATGTTTTGCATAACATCAGTTTTGAAGCAAAATCAGGCGATGTTATTGCTCTTGTCGGTAGTTCTGGTTCAGGAAAATCTACAATCGCAGGATTGGCGGCTAGTTTCTTGAATCCGGATTCGGGAGAAATTACCATTGATGGTACCGATTTATCAAAAGTTGACCTCACCAGCTTTAGACAGTATTTAGGTGTTGTTTTACAAGACGATTTTCTATTTGAAGGTACTATTAGAGAAAACATCCTTTTCCCTAGACCTGGTGCTTCTGAAGAAGAATTACAGTCCGCAATCAAAGCAGCGTATGTTGATGAGTTTACTGACAGATTTGAAGAGGGATTAAATACGGTTATTGGGGAACGCGGCGTAAAATTATCTGGCGGACAACGACAACGTATCGCTATCGCACGTGCGGTTTTAGCAAACCCTAGAATACTGATTCTAGATGAAGCTACCTCAAACCTTGATACAGAAAGTGAAGCTTTAATTCAAAAGAGTTTAGCAGAATTAACCAAAGGAAGAACCACTTTCGTTATCGCCCACAGATTAAGCACGATTAGAAAAGCGAATCAGATTTTAGTTATCGAAAACGGACGTATAGCTGAACAAGGTACTCACGACGAACTAATCGCAAAAGAAGGGAGATACCATAATTTGTTTACCTATCAGGCTAGGATATAA